From Varibaculum massiliense, a single genomic window includes:
- the lspA gene encoding signal peptidase II, which translates to MNKREKKPVAPLLVIFAFIAVPVLIIDQATKAWALSTLEVGAAPKPLIGTFIGLQLVRNPGAAFSLAESFTWVFSVIAAAVLAIIIWSGRAMTNLAWQLSLGLLAGGALGNLVDRLTRPPGIFRGHVIDFLNYRGMFVGNIADIAIVVGVITVVVLVVLGVPSTSGKHTYKPERVRGTDA; encoded by the coding sequence ATGAATAAGCGAGAGAAGAAGCCAGTCGCCCCACTCCTGGTGATATTTGCATTTATCGCCGTGCCGGTGCTGATTATTGACCAAGCCACCAAAGCTTGGGCACTCAGCACCCTAGAAGTAGGAGCTGCCCCTAAGCCCCTAATCGGTACCTTTATTGGTCTGCAACTGGTACGCAACCCCGGCGCAGCCTTTTCCCTAGCCGAAAGTTTCACCTGGGTATTTTCGGTGATTGCAGCGGCAGTACTGGCAATCATTATTTGGAGTGGGCGAGCGATGACCAATCTGGCATGGCAACTATCCCTCGGGCTATTAGCGGGGGGAGCGCTAGGAAACTTGGTTGACCGGCTCACTCGCCCTCCGGGAATCTTTCGCGGGCATGTGATTGATTTCTTGAACTACCGCGGAATGTTTGTAGGGAATATCGCAGATATTGCTATCGTAGTGGGGGTTATTACCGTGGTAGTGCTGGTGGTGCTGGGCGTACCTTCTACCAGCGGAAAGCATACCTACAAACCGGAGCGGGTGCGAGGTACCGATGCGTGA
- a CDS encoding DivIVA domain-containing protein, whose translation MALLTAEDVHWKQFQATKFREGYDQEEVDEFLDEVVETIATLQDQNASLKSELDEVRQQAAAGGVVAPSDNSEEVAALKAQLETANGQIAQMQAQVQQYQAAAAEGDPQAGEQIQALQAHLAQTQQEAQAALAQSQAETQQAIAEIEQLREQLAQAQQSAVAPQAAADQPEDATSMLALAQRVHDEYVRNGQQEADQILEDSRLKGDQIVREANDERRRVLEQLESERADLETRVDDLKAFENDYRQKVREHLQALIGQLDAQEA comes from the coding sequence ATGGCTCTGCTGACTGCTGAGGATGTCCATTGGAAGCAATTCCAGGCGACTAAATTCCGTGAAGGGTACGACCAAGAAGAAGTCGATGAATTCCTAGACGAGGTCGTGGAAACTATTGCGACGCTACAAGATCAGAATGCGTCCCTAAAATCTGAGCTAGATGAGGTACGTCAGCAGGCGGCTGCTGGTGGAGTAGTAGCTCCCAGCGACAACAGCGAAGAAGTCGCTGCCCTCAAGGCACAACTAGAAACCGCTAATGGGCAGATTGCGCAGATGCAAGCGCAGGTACAGCAGTACCAGGCGGCGGCCGCCGAAGGTGACCCGCAGGCCGGGGAACAAATCCAGGCGCTGCAAGCTCACTTGGCGCAGACGCAGCAAGAAGCTCAGGCGGCTTTGGCACAGTCTCAAGCGGAAACCCAACAGGCGATTGCGGAAATCGAACAGCTGCGTGAACAGCTGGCGCAGGCACAACAAAGTGCAGTGGCTCCGCAGGCTGCAGCAGACCAGCCCGAGGACGCCACCTCGATGCTGGCGCTGGCACAGCGGGTACACGATGAATACGTACGCAACGGTCAGCAGGAAGCTGATCAGATTCTGGAAGATTCCCGTCTCAAGGGTGACCAGATTGTACGCGAAGCCAATGACGAGCGTCGTCGCGTGCTAGAGCAGCTAGAATCCGAGCGGGCAGACCTAGAGACCCGAGTCGATGATCTCAAGGCTTTCGAGAATGACTACCGTCAGAAGGTGCGCGAACACCTGCAGGCGCTAATTGGTCAACTCGATGCCCAAGAGGCCTAA
- a CDS encoding YggT family protein encodes MLSLIYWVGLVGRWLLQLYILALIIRAVLSWVMTLNPSWRPQKSLSLFLCNLVFGLTDPPLRFLGRFIKPLRLGTIALDLSFIVLFLLVTILINIWTHLINALLVLASS; translated from the coding sequence ATGCTTTCCCTGATCTATTGGGTCGGTCTGGTTGGCAGATGGCTGCTACAACTGTACATCCTGGCACTAATTATCCGGGCAGTCTTGTCCTGGGTGATGACGCTAAACCCCAGTTGGCGTCCTCAAAAGTCGCTGAGCCTATTTCTTTGTAACCTGGTTTTTGGTCTAACCGATCCGCCTTTACGTTTCTTAGGAAGATTTATTAAACCGCTCCGTCTTGGGACTATCGCCCTAGACCTTAGTTTTATCGTACTGTTTCTGCTGGTCACAATCTTAATTAATATTTGGACGCATTTAATCAACGCGCTTTTGGTGCTTGCCAGTTCCTAA
- a CDS encoding cell division protein SepF, translated as MGALRKTMDYLGLSEPQENEEYRDELQSEVPDAEVPAPRPRIVEPALRFPHAVSSQPEPASELKRIVTIRPTTYNEAQNIGEAFKAGTPVIMNLGAMNDLEARRMIDFAAGLSFALDGGIEKVTNRVFLLSPKSVQVDEGASSLGSKRDFFNQS; from the coding sequence ATGGGCGCTTTGAGGAAGACGATGGACTATTTAGGCCTGTCCGAACCGCAAGAGAACGAGGAATACCGCGATGAGCTGCAAAGCGAAGTTCCGGATGCTGAAGTTCCGGCTCCGCGCCCGCGAATCGTAGAGCCGGCGCTGCGTTTCCCGCATGCGGTCAGCTCCCAGCCCGAACCGGCCTCCGAATTAAAGCGGATTGTAACTATTCGCCCCACCACCTATAACGAGGCACAAAATATTGGGGAGGCCTTCAAGGCCGGCACCCCGGTGATTATGAACCTGGGGGCAATGAATGACCTGGAGGCGCGGAGAATGATTGATTTTGCCGCTGGTCTTAGCTTCGCTCTCGATGGGGGGATCGAAAAGGTAACCAACCGGGTGTTCCTGCTTTCGCCAAAATCTGTACAGGTTGACGAGGGTGCGTCCTCCCTGGGGTCAAAACGAGATTTCTTCAACCAAAGCTAA
- the pgeF gene encoding peptidoglycan editing factor PgeF, whose product MFDLGGAQAVFTNRIGGGSTGSYATLNLGDHVGDDPAAVAQNRKIVDEAIGRKVVWMHQTHSNRVTQVHPGYTDSPADADGIIIDTREFAELGLATPAAAVMVADCVPLLLASDDGLLVAAVHAGRAGMVTGIVREAVIAMRKLGAQNGKIHAAVGPAICGACYEVPEAMRTHVTGHVPAAWSRTRSGSPGLDLQAGVISQLRTAGVRITFASKRCTFEDRNLYSYRRDGVTGRFAGIVVGKGQVPTG is encoded by the coding sequence ATGTTTGACCTTGGGGGAGCACAGGCGGTTTTCACCAACCGGATTGGTGGGGGATCCACCGGTTCTTATGCCACTCTCAACTTGGGAGATCACGTTGGTGATGACCCGGCTGCAGTAGCACAAAACCGCAAGATAGTTGATGAGGCGATTGGGCGCAAAGTGGTGTGGATGCATCAGACCCACTCCAACCGGGTGACACAAGTCCATCCCGGTTACACTGACAGCCCCGCCGATGCCGATGGAATCATTATTGATACCCGCGAGTTCGCGGAACTGGGGCTGGCTACCCCCGCTGCCGCAGTGATGGTAGCCGACTGTGTACCGCTGCTACTGGCTTCCGATGATGGTCTATTAGTAGCTGCCGTACACGCCGGTAGAGCCGGAATGGTGACCGGAATTGTCCGGGAAGCGGTAATCGCCATGCGAAAACTGGGTGCACAAAACGGCAAGATTCATGCTGCAGTCGGACCGGCAATCTGCGGAGCCTGCTACGAGGTACCAGAGGCGATGCGTACCCACGTGACTGGGCATGTACCGGCCGCCTGGTCGCGGACTCGCTCAGGCAGTCCCGGTTTAGATTTGCAGGCGGGAGTAATCTCGCAGCTGCGCACGGCAGGGGTACGGATTACCTTCGCCTCTAAACGCTGCACTTTCGAGGATCGAAATCTTTATTCTTATCGCCGCGATGGCGTCACCGGACGCTTTGCGGGGATTGTGGTTGGCAAAGGCCAGGTGCCAACCGGCTGA
- the ftsZ gene encoding cell division protein FtsZ, producing MTVPDTNLADIKVVGIGGGGANAVNRMIEFGLKGVEFIAINTDAQALMMSDADVKLDIGREETRGLGAGADPKVGERAAADNEEEIKDTLEGADMVFVTAGEGGGTGTGGAPIVARVAREMGALTIGVVTRPFSFEGKRRQTQADAGVEALRKEVDTIIVIPNDRLLEISDQNITMVDAFSAADEVLHSGVQGITDLITTSALINVDFADVKSVMKGAGTALMGIGSATGEDRAIRAAEAAFMSPLLEANIDGALGVLMFFQGGSDMGLLEVHRAADMVREMVHPEANIIFGANVDESLGDQIRVTIIAAGFDDPKKGKGKTKSAKVEQKAPLPAGEPAAAPAKKEQKEDSTATSTIPTFPRRASLNEEERNVGDLPRASAPGAHRLPVTPPSRDAFNRRDNESSHSYRDNFGVDTKRDDDTTLTVPRVFEDDNQESGLDVPDFMR from the coding sequence GTGACAGTACCAGATACCAACCTGGCGGATATTAAAGTTGTAGGCATCGGCGGCGGGGGAGCAAACGCCGTTAACCGCATGATTGAGTTCGGCCTGAAAGGCGTAGAGTTCATTGCGATTAATACCGATGCGCAGGCACTAATGATGTCAGATGCGGACGTGAAACTGGACATCGGACGGGAAGAAACCCGCGGCCTCGGCGCCGGTGCTGATCCCAAGGTAGGCGAGCGCGCCGCCGCTGATAACGAAGAAGAAATCAAAGACACCCTAGAAGGTGCGGACATGGTCTTCGTTACCGCAGGTGAGGGCGGCGGTACCGGTACCGGTGGCGCTCCCATCGTGGCGCGGGTAGCGCGGGAAATGGGCGCCCTGACTATCGGGGTAGTTACCCGCCCGTTCTCCTTTGAAGGTAAGCGTCGTCAGACCCAAGCTGATGCTGGGGTAGAGGCGCTACGCAAAGAAGTAGATACCATTATCGTGATTCCGAACGATCGCCTCCTGGAAATCTCAGATCAAAACATCACCATGGTGGACGCCTTCTCCGCGGCCGACGAAGTTCTACATTCCGGGGTGCAGGGGATCACCGACCTGATTACCACCTCCGCCCTTATTAACGTTGACTTCGCGGACGTGAAAAGCGTGATGAAGGGGGCAGGGACCGCTCTGATGGGGATTGGCTCTGCCACCGGGGAAGACCGCGCAATCCGCGCTGCCGAAGCCGCTTTTATGTCACCGCTGTTAGAAGCGAATATCGATGGAGCGCTGGGGGTGTTGATGTTCTTCCAAGGCGGCTCTGATATGGGATTACTGGAGGTTCACCGCGCCGCCGATATGGTGCGGGAAATGGTGCATCCGGAAGCCAATATCATTTTCGGTGCCAATGTAGATGAATCTTTGGGTGACCAGATTAGGGTGACGATTATTGCTGCCGGATTTGATGACCCCAAAAAAGGTAAAGGCAAAACCAAGAGCGCGAAGGTAGAGCAGAAAGCGCCGCTACCAGCGGGAGAACCGGCTGCGGCTCCGGCGAAAAAAGAGCAAAAAGAGGACTCCACCGCTACCTCCACGATTCCGACTTTCCCCCGGAGGGCATCTTTGAACGAGGAAGAACGCAATGTGGGGGATTTGCCGCGGGCGAGCGCGCCGGGAGCACACCGTCTGCCGGTAACGCCGCCCTCCCGTGATGCTTTCAACCGCCGAGATAATGAAAGCTCGCACAGCTACCGCGATAACTTTGGCGTAGATACGAAGCGTGATGATGACACTACTTTGACCGTGCCGCGAGTATTCGAGGACGATAATCAGGAATCGGGGCTAGACGTACCCGACTTTATGCGGTAG
- a CDS encoding HIT family protein: MPTIFTRIIAGEIPGEFCWKDEICVAFADINPITPGHVLLVPRREVENYWDAPTEELQHLMKVAQIIGRAQRQAFGSQRSCLSIAGFDVPHLHLHLIPANSMEDIKFAHAQPATPEEIATSMQALRQAIAAQGHAQEAGTRA, from the coding sequence ATGCCCACTATTTTTACTCGCATTATCGCTGGCGAAATCCCCGGCGAGTTCTGCTGGAAAGACGAGATTTGCGTCGCCTTCGCTGATATCAACCCGATAACCCCCGGACACGTGCTGCTAGTTCCTCGCCGGGAAGTCGAAAACTATTGGGACGCCCCCACTGAAGAGCTGCAACACCTGATGAAAGTGGCGCAGATTATCGGGCGCGCCCAACGACAAGCTTTCGGCTCCCAGCGTTCCTGCCTGAGCATCGCGGGATTCGATGTGCCGCACCTACACCTGCACCTAATTCCGGCGAACTCTATGGAAGACATTAAGTTCGCGCACGCCCAGCCAGCTACCCCGGAGGAAATTGCCACTTCTATGCAGGCGCTACGCCAGGCGATTGCCGCCCAGGGACATGCCCAGGAAGCGGGAACCCGCGCCTAA
- a CDS encoding DUF6912 family protein, whose amino-acid sequence MRIYLPLADIELYNQQLYSRFAWAGNDDFCQLWGIDSQDEEEAEDMAMTMASMSCLENSGDAYPGRIVAALDADGSEIGATSDLGVFEVKTGFSWQRLVSLHLDSPEDLELCQQVRAALPAEQAAFWCRGNYSGEENLETPGWELWQKLVAEPLSWYDRSELEYLRRLLAANAGS is encoded by the coding sequence GTGCGTATTTATCTTCCGCTCGCGGACATCGAACTTTATAACCAGCAGCTTTATTCCCGCTTCGCCTGGGCGGGTAATGATGATTTCTGCCAGCTTTGGGGAATCGACTCTCAAGATGAGGAAGAAGCAGAAGATATGGCCATGACCATGGCGTCCATGTCTTGCCTAGAAAATTCCGGGGACGCCTATCCAGGGCGGATAGTGGCGGCGCTGGACGCAGATGGCAGTGAAATTGGCGCTACCAGTGACCTCGGTGTCTTTGAGGTGAAAACCGGCTTTAGCTGGCAGCGCCTGGTCAGCCTACATCTGGATAGCCCTGAAGATCTTGAGCTATGTCAGCAGGTAAGAGCGGCGCTGCCGGCGGAACAAGCCGCCTTTTGGTGTCGCGGAAACTATAGCGGTGAGGAAAATCTAGAAACTCCGGGATGGGAGCTCTGGCAAAAACTAGTGGCTGAGCCGCTGTCCTGGTATGACCGGAGCGAACTTGAGTATCTGCGCCGGCTGCTAGCTGCAAATGCTGGTTCTTAG
- a CDS encoding Rv3235 family protein codes for MSLAARQPLLRETVENYAEPINSENRFRVLFPPGKPILTICPQDRNSSQPLAIICPELPTIPLSPKYGSLEVQALRPLKQEKPKVLPAPKQGESLSQLPQIKPWVATAVKTIFEVFSGRRSEQAITNWFSAELRKPFLALARTERHDPLPAPIQVRRICYRKAGEGEYGFNGIEVAVSVSDGSRVRAIAMRIKPWGKTWRITALEIG; via the coding sequence ATGAGTTTAGCAGCTAGACAACCCCTCTTACGGGAGACCGTGGAGAACTATGCCGAACCAATTAATAGTGAAAATCGCTTTCGGGTGCTGTTTCCGCCAGGAAAACCAATATTGACTATCTGTCCTCAAGACAGAAATTCCTCCCAGCCGTTAGCCATCATTTGCCCGGAGCTTCCTACAATTCCTCTTAGCCCCAAATATGGCTCTTTGGAAGTGCAGGCACTACGCCCTTTAAAACAAGAAAAACCGAAAGTACTACCTGCCCCTAAACAAGGGGAATCCTTGTCTCAGCTACCTCAAATTAAACCCTGGGTAGCGACGGCGGTGAAAACTATTTTTGAAGTCTTTTCCGGGCGGCGCTCCGAACAGGCCATCACCAATTGGTTCAGCGCGGAGCTGCGCAAACCCTTCTTGGCTTTGGCGCGCACCGAAAGACATGATCCGCTGCCGGCACCAATCCAGGTGCGCCGGATTTGTTACCGCAAAGCCGGTGAGGGCGAGTACGGTTTCAACGGAATCGAGGTCGCAGTCAGCGTCAGTGATGGTTCCCGGGTGCGGGCAATCGCCATGCGCATCAAACCCTGGGGAAAAACTTGGCGAATCACCGCCCTGGAAATCGGGTAA
- the secA gene encoding preprotein translocase subunit SecA: MSFFEKILRMGEGRILKRLDRTAREVVAKEEEYAALSDEELKAKTAEFKEALAKGATEDEILVDAFATVREAAWRVLKQKPYHVQVMGGIALHNGNIAEMKTGEGKTLVATMPSYLNALSGKGVHVVTVNDYLASYQSELMGRVYRFLGLTVGCIVNGQTPTERLKQYQADITYGTNNEFGFDYLRDNMVQRVEDIVQREHNFAIVDEVDSILIDEARTPLIISGPAQGEADQWYNKFASLVTRLEKDMDYEVDEKKRTVGVTDVGIAAVEDFLGIDNLYEASHTPLIGFLNNAIKAKELFKRDRDYIVRNREVLIVDEHTGRVMEGRRYNEGMHQAIEAKEHVPVKAENQTLATITLQNYFRLYNKLSGMTGTAETEAAEFMNTYKIGVIPIPPNKPMIRIDQPDLVYPSRRGKLKAIVDDIKERHEKGQPILVGTTDVAKSEELSILLDEAGVPHNVLNAKQHAHEAQVVFDAGRKGMVTVATNMAGRGTDIMLGGNPEHIADQKLRARGLDPEENLSEWQAAWEDALTEAEAEVADEHEEVVDLGGLYVLGTERHDARRIDNQLRGRSGRQGDPGESRFYLAMDDPLMMKNMAAFVTRFMNSSLYPEDLPLESKMVSGRIQSAQHQTEAQNFEIRKNVLKYDDVMTDQRDLIYTERQEVLHKKIDLDELIPSYLRTLIKEAVTHATSEGNDSNEWDLEKLWNNLRAVYPVRASLSDLKGEDGTFLHISASELETMLQNDIADAYEEILDQVNENPIAIDQLGDQPMAELERRVLLATVDRLWQQHLYEMDYLKEGIGLRAMGQRDPLVEYKSEGALMFENMMGQVREDTITGIFSFSHQFQQVYEQQLEAEKQQAEQAKKKALAEGSVMGDTGHKESSQTVPAGAGASGQGSAFGAEAARQTAAQGGNRAQRRAQKKRKKRR, from the coding sequence ATGTCATTTTTTGAAAAAATCCTGCGGATGGGTGAGGGGCGAATCCTCAAACGCCTAGACCGGACAGCTCGCGAAGTCGTGGCGAAAGAAGAAGAATACGCCGCCCTCAGCGACGAAGAACTAAAAGCCAAGACCGCCGAATTCAAAGAGGCACTGGCAAAAGGGGCAACCGAGGACGAAATCCTGGTGGATGCCTTCGCGACTGTGCGGGAGGCCGCCTGGCGCGTCCTCAAGCAAAAGCCCTATCACGTGCAGGTTATGGGAGGAATTGCCCTTCACAACGGCAATATCGCCGAAATGAAAACCGGTGAAGGTAAAACCCTGGTCGCCACCATGCCCAGCTACCTGAATGCCTTAAGCGGCAAGGGCGTGCACGTAGTCACGGTTAACGACTACCTCGCCAGTTATCAAAGTGAACTCATGGGGCGTGTCTATCGCTTCCTGGGGCTAACCGTCGGCTGTATCGTTAACGGTCAAACCCCTACGGAGCGGCTAAAACAATACCAAGCAGATATTACTTACGGCACCAATAACGAGTTCGGATTCGACTATCTGCGCGACAATATGGTGCAGCGGGTAGAAGACATTGTCCAGCGTGAACACAACTTCGCCATCGTGGACGAGGTGGACTCCATTCTGATTGACGAAGCGCGTACCCCGCTGATTATTTCCGGTCCCGCCCAAGGCGAGGCTGACCAGTGGTACAACAAGTTCGCCTCCCTGGTAACCCGCTTAGAAAAAGATATGGATTACGAGGTCGACGAAAAGAAACGTACCGTGGGGGTCACCGATGTGGGGATTGCCGCGGTCGAGGACTTCTTAGGAATCGACAACCTCTACGAAGCCTCCCACACTCCCTTAATCGGCTTCCTCAATAACGCAATCAAAGCGAAAGAGCTGTTCAAACGGGATCGGGACTATATTGTTCGCAACCGGGAAGTGCTAATCGTTGACGAACATACCGGGCGCGTAATGGAAGGGCGGCGCTACAACGAGGGCATGCACCAGGCGATTGAAGCCAAGGAACACGTCCCGGTTAAAGCCGAAAACCAGACCCTGGCCACCATCACCTTGCAGAACTATTTCCGCCTGTACAACAAACTTTCGGGCATGACCGGTACCGCGGAAACCGAGGCGGCCGAGTTCATGAATACCTACAAGATTGGGGTTATCCCGATTCCGCCCAATAAGCCGATGATCCGCATTGACCAGCCGGATTTGGTTTACCCTTCCCGGCGCGGCAAACTCAAGGCGATTGTCGATGATATTAAAGAACGGCATGAAAAAGGCCAGCCAATTCTGGTAGGTACCACCGACGTTGCCAAGTCGGAAGAACTTTCCATCCTGCTGGATGAGGCCGGGGTGCCGCACAACGTGCTCAACGCGAAGCAGCACGCCCACGAGGCGCAGGTGGTGTTCGATGCCGGACGTAAAGGCATGGTTACCGTGGCCACCAATATGGCCGGGCGTGGTACCGACATTATGCTGGGTGGCAACCCGGAACATATTGCGGATCAGAAACTACGCGCGCGCGGCCTGGATCCGGAAGAAAACCTCTCCGAATGGCAAGCAGCTTGGGAGGACGCCCTTACCGAGGCGGAGGCCGAGGTAGCTGACGAACACGAAGAGGTTGTTGACCTGGGCGGACTCTACGTCCTCGGCACGGAACGTCACGATGCTCGCCGCATTGATAACCAGTTGCGCGGGCGTTCTGGACGTCAAGGTGACCCCGGGGAATCCCGCTTCTACCTGGCAATGGATGACCCGTTGATGATGAAGAACATGGCGGCGTTCGTTACCCGGTTTATGAATTCTTCCCTCTACCCCGAGGATTTGCCGCTAGAATCCAAGATGGTTTCCGGGCGCATCCAGTCCGCGCAGCATCAGACGGAGGCGCAGAACTTCGAGATTCGTAAGAACGTCCTTAAATATGACGACGTGATGACCGATCAGCGCGACCTGATTTACACCGAACGTCAGGAAGTGCTGCATAAGAAAATCGACCTCGATGAGCTGATTCCTTCCTACCTGCGTACTTTGATTAAAGAAGCGGTTACTCACGCCACCAGTGAAGGCAATGATTCCAACGAATGGGATTTGGAAAAACTGTGGAATAACCTACGTGCGGTTTATCCGGTGCGCGCCTCCCTTTCAGATCTCAAGGGTGAGGACGGCACTTTCCTGCATATTTCGGCTTCTGAGCTGGAAACTATGTTGCAGAATGATATTGCCGATGCCTATGAAGAGATTCTGGATCAGGTCAACGAGAACCCGATTGCGATTGATCAGCTGGGTGACCAGCCGATGGCCGAACTAGAACGCCGGGTACTGCTGGCCACGGTGGACCGCCTGTGGCAACAGCACCTCTACGAGATGGACTACCTCAAAGAAGGTATCGGCCTGCGGGCGATGGGGCAGCGCGACCCCTTGGTGGAATACAAGTCCGAGGGTGCGCTCATGTTCGAAAATATGATGGGGCAGGTACGTGAAGATACCATTACCGGTATTTTCAGTTTCTCCCACCAGTTCCAGCAGGTCTATGAGCAGCAGCTAGAGGCAGAAAAACAGCAAGCGGAGCAAGCCAAGAAGAAGGCGCTGGCAGAAGGCTCGGTGATGGGGGATACCGGACATAAGGAATCCTCACAAACGGTGCCGGCTGGCGCGGGAGCTTCTGGGCAAGGCTCAGCTTTTGGTGCCGAGGCTGCCCGACAGACTGCTGCGCAAGGCGGTAACCGGGCTCAGCGCCGCGCGCAGAAGAAGCGCAAGAAGCGTCGGTGA
- the metK gene encoding methionine adenosyltransferase → MSAKQSIFTSESVTSGHPDKVCDRIADTIVDALLEQDPEARSAVEVMATTGQVHLAGEITTSGYVDLQTLVRETINEIGYTSSDIGFDGNSCGVLVSIDRQSPDIAHGVQDSWETRQGAAVDAFDQQGAGDQGMMFGYACNETPDLMPAPIWLAHRLAKQLEKVRRENILDYLCPDGKTQVTVRYEDGRPVGLDTIVLSTQHRASANLKDLREEVKAAVIDPVIAQVPWIEDHDFRTLVNPAGRFILGGPAADTGLTGRKLIVDTYGGMARHGGGAFSGKDASKVDRSAAYAARWVAKNVVAAGLADRAELQVAYAIGSAHPVSIELETFGTEKMDKSQILEAVRETFDLRPAAIIDRLSLRRPIYSRTAAYGHFGRSGFTWEDTDMARELRAKLGA, encoded by the coding sequence ATGAGCGCAAAGCAGTCGATTTTTACTTCTGAATCTGTCACCAGCGGACACCCCGACAAAGTCTGCGACCGGATCGCCGACACCATTGTGGATGCCCTGCTGGAGCAAGACCCGGAGGCGCGATCCGCCGTAGAAGTTATGGCCACCACCGGGCAGGTACATCTGGCCGGCGAAATCACCACTTCCGGCTATGTTGACCTGCAGACCCTAGTGCGCGAAACCATTAATGAAATCGGCTATACCTCCTCCGATATTGGTTTCGATGGAAATTCTTGCGGAGTGCTGGTCTCAATCGACCGTCAGAGCCCCGATATTGCTCACGGGGTGCAAGACTCGTGGGAAACCCGCCAAGGCGCAGCGGTAGATGCCTTTGACCAGCAGGGAGCCGGCGACCAAGGGATGATGTTCGGCTATGCCTGCAACGAAACCCCCGATTTAATGCCCGCCCCGATCTGGCTGGCGCATCGCCTCGCCAAGCAACTCGAAAAAGTCCGGCGGGAAAACATCCTCGACTACCTGTGCCCCGACGGGAAAACCCAGGTGACGGTACGTTACGAGGACGGGCGTCCAGTGGGACTAGACACCATCGTGCTTTCGACTCAGCATCGCGCTTCCGCAAACCTTAAAGACCTGCGGGAAGAAGTAAAAGCCGCCGTTATCGACCCGGTTATCGCTCAGGTGCCGTGGATTGAGGATCACGATTTCCGCACCCTCGTGAACCCGGCGGGACGCTTCATCCTTGGGGGACCGGCCGCCGACACCGGCCTGACTGGCAGGAAACTGATTGTCGATACCTACGGGGGAATGGCGCGTCACGGCGGGGGCGCATTCTCTGGGAAAGACGCCAGCAAAGTGGATCGCTCCGCGGCCTATGCGGCGCGGTGGGTAGCCAAGAACGTAGTGGCGGCCGGACTTGCGGATCGGGCGGAACTGCAGGTGGCTTACGCTATCGGCTCGGCGCACCCGGTTTCGATAGAACTGGAAACTTTCGGCACCGAAAAGATGGATAAATCTCAGATTCTTGAGGCCGTGCGGGAAACTTTCGACTTGCGACCGGCCGCTATTATCGATCGCCTTTCGCTGCGCCGACCTATCTATTCGCGTACCGCCGCCTACGGGCATTTCGGACGCTCCGGGTTTACCTGGGAAGATACCGATATGGCGCGGGAGCTACGCGCCAAGCTGGGGGCGTAA
- a CDS encoding universal stress protein has product MSGKETILVGVDGSPESLEAAEWAGVRAQQSGSKLQVLCAYALPSYTAASMDSGFAVVDNDAIRESAQTVVDEAISHLNKLGYQAEGRVEAGDPTAILVQLSQQVDLIVVGTRGGGGFTDRLLGATSSALPAYSRCPVVVVPRRGGADDQFVPVKKIVIGFDGSTRSRKSLRRSIKEAQVWGAELTAVDAVPLASSAGILSWLPATVDRDSILRDVRDQLKQTCQEETAGSGVKVHSHALDGNPAALLTEFSTAVDLVVVGTRGGGGFAGALMGSTSQSILAHAACPVLVVPTGDRESGAEE; this is encoded by the coding sequence ATGTCGGGAAAAGAAACTATTTTAGTGGGCGTTGACGGCTCCCCAGAATCTTTAGAGGCCGCGGAATGGGCGGGTGTGCGCGCCCAGCAAAGCGGCAGCAAGCTGCAAGTATTATGTGCCTACGCCCTGCCTTCCTATACGGCAGCCTCCATGGATTCCGGATTCGCAGTAGTAGATAATGATGCGATTCGGGAAAGCGCGCAAACCGTAGTGGACGAGGCTATCTCCCACCTCAATAAGCTTGGTTATCAGGCCGAAGGTCGGGTGGAGGCCGGTGATCCCACCGCGATTTTGGTGCAGCTGTCGCAGCAAGTCGATTTGATTGTGGTCGGTACCCGCGGAGGCGGCGGATTTACTGACCGGTTGCTGGGTGCGACCTCTTCGGCGCTACCTGCCTATTCTCGTTGCCCAGTAGTGGTAGTGCCGCGGCGAGGGGGCGCCGATGACCAATTCGTGCCAGTAAAGAAAATCGTGATCGGATTTGACGGTTCCACCCGGTCCCGCAAATCTTTGCGCCGCTCTATCAAAGAAGCCCAAGTTTGGGGCGCGGAGCTCACCGCCGTGGATGCGGTTCCCCTGGCATCATCCGCCGGGATCTTGTCCTGGTTGCCGGCAACAGTCGACCGCGACAGCATCTTGCGGGATGTACGGGACCAGCTTAAACAAACATGTCAGGAAGAAACCGCTGGTAGCGGGGTGAAAGTGCATTCTCATGCCCTAGACGGCAATCCGGCGGCGTTGCTGACAGAGTTTTCCACCGCCGTCGACCTGGTGGTGGTAGGTACTCGCGGAGGCGGCGGATTCGCGGGAGCGCTGATGGGTTCCACCTCGCAATCCATCTTGGCGCATGCAGCCTGCCCCGTACTGGTAGTACCCACTGGCGACCGCGAATCTGGCGCCGAAGAATAG